In Helianthus annuus cultivar XRQ/B chromosome 9, HanXRQr2.0-SUNRISE, whole genome shotgun sequence, the following are encoded in one genomic region:
- the LOC110885211 gene encoding uncharacterized protein LOC110885211 → MVIADEHSNTPESYKAAKPTEPEEETIKIGEKAIESEVCGNSVPEKSETDSVEQGKKEAFNVLEKNQGDGYGVTSSQDAACEDIKETTEEHALVVADFKEQDLNETPREFVKEETDDKSVDAQEASELSEIGSRDTEEQKYEESVKKIEQGVEIEETKPDVEIAKRSKMGYYKQSPPMLAPQHKQYLK, encoded by the exons ATGGTCATTGCTGATGAACACAGCAACACACCAGAAAGTTACAAGGCTGCAAAACCAACAGAACCTGAAGAAGAAACCATAAAGATTGGAGAAAAGGCTATTGAGAGTGAAGTATGTGGAAACAGTGTCCCCGAGAAGTCTGAAACCGACAGCGTCGAGCAGGGTAAGAAAGAAGCTTTCAACGTGTTGGAGAAGAACCAAGGTGATGGTTATGGTGTTACAAGCTCACAAGATGCTGCGTGTGAGGATATAAAAGAAACAACAGAAGAACATGCGCTCGTAGTGGCTGATTTCAAGGAGCAGGATCTGAATGAAACGCCTAGAGAGTTTGTCAAGGAAGAAACAGATGACAAATCAGTTGATGCACAAGAG GCAAGTGAACTGAGTGAAATTGGATCAAGGGACACAGAAGAACAAAAGTATGAGGAAAGTGTCAAGAAAATTGAGCAAGGTGTAGAGATTGAAGAAACCAAGCCGGATGTAGAAATTGCAAAAAGGAGCAAAATGGGTTATTACAAGCAATCACCCCCGATGCTTGCGCCTCAACACAAACAATACCTCAAGTAG